Proteins co-encoded in one Nonomuraea helvata genomic window:
- a CDS encoding tetratricopeptide repeat protein, producing MAWQGEVTAPTVPAPRVGDEPELLAAARAGDAQAAHRLGKLYAQHGDRAAAKHWWERAAAAGNVDSAYNLGVWHEKHGSLEEAVTWYEFAAGTGDAEAAANLATLLLEQRGDTGAARHWYERAALGGSRAAARRLALMCEDAGELGAAREWHRRAASDGDLTSAHDLGFLAYSSGDDKETVRWWEYAARGGHADSAYCMGLYLDAGRDPEGAEAYYRLAAKNEHPGAASQLGGVALSRGDLRTARAWFEQAAGTGRVHDQRMAGFVCVELGDCAAASHWFGRAAAGGDAESAFNYGLLLIAEFGDMAGGQHWFRQAAQAGHRGAAVELGGLLSVAGEVGEAQTWLSDPPPAAAWGRHAEPELTARAELAAAATGRRGGVSLSVSDLAEVLGTWDLVTRPLHDHSDVIGWLVERSGVHRSAIDHLASVRGTLLRPGSAPWPSPAEIEYVLATARDLRRRLGVR from the coding sequence ATGGCCTGGCAAGGAGAGGTGACGGCGCCGACCGTACCGGCGCCGCGCGTGGGAGACGAGCCCGAGCTGCTGGCCGCCGCGCGTGCGGGTGACGCGCAGGCCGCGCACCGGCTCGGCAAGCTTTACGCCCAGCACGGCGACCGTGCGGCCGCCAAGCACTGGTGGGAACGGGCGGCCGCCGCCGGCAACGTCGACAGTGCCTACAACCTGGGCGTCTGGCACGAGAAACACGGCAGCCTGGAGGAAGCGGTCACCTGGTACGAGTTCGCGGCCGGCACCGGCGACGCCGAGGCCGCCGCCAACCTGGCGACGCTCCTGCTGGAGCAGCGCGGCGACACCGGGGCCGCCAGACACTGGTACGAGCGGGCGGCCCTCGGCGGGTCCAGGGCGGCTGCGCGCAGGCTGGCGCTGATGTGCGAGGACGCGGGCGAGCTCGGAGCGGCGCGGGAGTGGCATCGCAGGGCGGCCTCCGACGGCGATCTGACCTCGGCACACGACCTGGGCTTCCTGGCCTACTCCTCGGGCGACGACAAGGAGACCGTGCGCTGGTGGGAGTACGCGGCCAGGGGCGGCCACGCGGACTCGGCGTACTGCATGGGCCTCTACCTCGACGCCGGCCGCGATCCCGAGGGCGCGGAGGCGTACTACCGGCTGGCCGCCAAGAACGAGCACCCGGGCGCGGCCTCCCAGCTCGGCGGCGTCGCGCTGTCCAGAGGCGACCTGCGTACGGCCCGCGCCTGGTTCGAGCAGGCGGCAGGGACGGGTCGGGTCCACGATCAGCGGATGGCCGGGTTCGTCTGCGTGGAGCTGGGCGACTGCGCGGCGGCCAGCCACTGGTTCGGCCGCGCGGCGGCCGGCGGGGACGCCGAGTCGGCCTTCAACTACGGCCTGCTGCTGATCGCCGAGTTCGGCGACATGGCGGGCGGGCAGCACTGGTTCAGGCAGGCGGCGCAGGCCGGGCACCGCGGGGCCGCCGTCGAGCTGGGCGGGCTGCTGTCGGTGGCGGGCGAGGTGGGCGAGGCGCAGACCTGGCTGTCCGACCCGCCGCCGGCCGCCGCCTGGGGACGGCACGCCGAGCCCGAGCTGACCGCGAGGGCGGAGCTGGCCGCGGCCGCGACCGGGCGCAGGGGCGGCGTCTCGCTCTCGGTGTCGGACCTGGCCGAGGTGCTGGGCACCTGGGACCTGGTGACCAGGCCGCTGCACGACCATTCCGACGTGATCGGGTGGCTGGTCGAGCGGAGCGGGGTGCACCGGAGCGCGATCGACCACCTGGCGTCGGTGCGCGGCACGCTCCTGCGCCCCGGGAGCGCGCCGTGGCCCAGCCCCGCCGAGATCGAGTACGTCCTGGCCACGGCCCGCGACCTGCGCCGGCGCCTGGGCGTGCGCTAG
- the ald gene encoding alanine dehydrogenase — MKIGVPAEVKNHEYRVAATPAGVHELVRNGHDVLVQRGAGLGSSIPDEEYLSAGAKLLDSADAVWGEADMVLKVKEPIAEEYHRLREGLVLFTYLHLAASRSCTDALLAGKTTGIAYETVQVGNALPLLAPMSEVAGRLAPQVGAYNMMRFNGGRGVLPGGVPGVAPAKVVVIGGGVSGLNAAQIAVGMGADVTVLDTNIDRLRYIDAIYQGRLKTLVSTSYAIEQEVLQADLVIGAVLIPGAKAPTLVSNDLVSRMKPGSVLVDIAIDQGGCFEDSRPTTHAEPTYTVHESVFYCVANMPGSVANTSTYALTNATLPYAVKLANLGWRDALKADAGLAGGLNTYDGKLTNQPVAEALGLPFTPVAELV, encoded by the coding sequence ATGAAGATCGGCGTTCCTGCCGAGGTCAAGAACCACGAATATCGCGTCGCCGCCACCCCTGCCGGAGTTCACGAGCTGGTGCGCAACGGCCACGACGTCCTCGTCCAGCGGGGCGCGGGGCTGGGCTCGTCCATCCCGGACGAGGAGTACCTCTCGGCGGGCGCGAAGCTCCTCGACAGCGCCGACGCCGTGTGGGGCGAGGCGGACATGGTGCTCAAGGTGAAGGAGCCGATCGCCGAGGAGTACCACCGGCTGCGTGAGGGGCTGGTGCTCTTCACCTACCTGCACCTGGCCGCCTCCCGCTCCTGCACCGACGCGCTGCTGGCCGGGAAGACGACCGGCATCGCGTACGAGACCGTCCAGGTCGGCAACGCCCTGCCGCTGCTCGCCCCGATGTCCGAGGTCGCGGGCCGGCTCGCGCCGCAGGTGGGCGCGTACAACATGATGCGCTTCAACGGCGGCCGCGGCGTCCTGCCGGGCGGCGTGCCCGGCGTGGCCCCGGCGAAGGTGGTCGTCATCGGCGGCGGCGTCTCCGGCCTCAATGCCGCGCAGATCGCCGTCGGCATGGGCGCCGACGTGACCGTGCTCGACACCAACATCGACCGCCTGCGCTACATCGACGCCATCTACCAGGGCCGCCTCAAGACGCTGGTCTCCACGTCGTACGCGATCGAGCAGGAGGTGCTGCAGGCCGACCTGGTCATCGGCGCGGTGCTGATCCCGGGCGCCAAGGCCCCGACGCTGGTCTCCAACGACCTGGTCTCGCGCATGAAGCCGGGCTCCGTGCTCGTCGACATCGCCATCGACCAGGGCGGCTGCTTCGAGGACTCGCGTCCGACCACGCACGCCGAGCCGACGTACACGGTGCACGAGTCGGTGTTCTACTGCGTGGCCAACATGCCGGGGTCCGTGGCCAACACCTCCACGTACGCCCTGACGAACGCGACGCTCCCGTACGCGGTCAAGCTGGCCAACCTGGGCTGGCGCGACGCGCTCAAGGCCGACGCGGGCCTCGCGGGCGGGCTCAACACCTACGACGGCAAGCTGACCAACCAGCCGGTGGCCGAGGCGCTCGGCCTGCCCTTCACGCCGGTGGCCGAGCTGGTCTGA
- a CDS encoding aspartate aminotransferase family protein, which translates to MTQPENDVLKAAQDNLWLHFTRHSAYQQSEIPTIVRGEGSYVYDIHGKRYLDGLAGLFVVQVGHGRQELGEAAAKQAQELAFFPLWSYAHPKAAELAQRLASYTPGELNRVFFTTGGGEAVETAWKLAKQYYKLVGKPLKHKVISRQIAYHGTPQGALSITGIPAFKQMFEPLVPGSVRVPNTNHYRADEITGVKGMTPEEYGFWAAERVARAIEMEGPDTVAAVFAEPVQNAGGCFPPPPGYFQRLREICDEYDVLLVSDEVICAFGRLGTMFGGQKFDYVPDIITCAKGLTSGYSPIGAMIAHERLFEPFKNGDTMFAHGYTFGGHPVSSAVALANLDIFEREDLLGHVTRNEPLFKQTLDGLRDLPIVGDVRGSGYFWGIELVKDKATKETFSAEESERLLRGFLSKALFDAGLYCRADDRGDPVIQLSPPLIAGPEEFAEIGSILRDVLTQAWARL; encoded by the coding sequence ATGACGCAGCCGGAAAACGACGTCCTGAAGGCCGCGCAGGACAACCTGTGGTTGCACTTCACCAGGCACAGCGCCTACCAGCAGTCCGAGATCCCGACCATCGTGCGCGGTGAGGGATCGTACGTCTACGACATTCACGGCAAGCGCTACCTCGACGGTCTGGCCGGGCTGTTCGTGGTCCAGGTCGGCCATGGACGCCAGGAGCTGGGAGAGGCCGCCGCCAAGCAGGCCCAGGAGCTGGCGTTCTTCCCCCTGTGGTCGTATGCCCACCCCAAGGCCGCCGAGCTGGCCCAGCGCCTCGCCTCCTACACCCCCGGCGAGCTGAACCGCGTCTTCTTCACCACCGGCGGCGGCGAGGCGGTCGAAACCGCCTGGAAGCTCGCCAAGCAGTACTACAAGCTCGTCGGCAAGCCGCTCAAGCACAAGGTCATCAGCCGTCAGATCGCCTACCACGGCACCCCGCAGGGCGCGCTGTCGATCACCGGCATCCCCGCGTTCAAGCAGATGTTCGAGCCGTTGGTGCCCGGCTCGGTCAGGGTCCCCAACACCAACCACTACCGCGCCGACGAGATCACCGGCGTCAAGGGCATGACCCCCGAGGAGTACGGCTTCTGGGCGGCCGAGCGCGTGGCCCGCGCCATCGAGATGGAGGGCCCCGACACGGTGGCCGCCGTCTTCGCCGAGCCCGTGCAGAACGCCGGCGGCTGCTTCCCGCCCCCTCCCGGCTACTTCCAGCGCCTGCGCGAGATCTGCGACGAGTACGACGTGCTGCTCGTCTCCGACGAGGTCATCTGCGCCTTCGGCCGGCTGGGCACGATGTTCGGCGGCCAGAAGTTCGACTACGTGCCGGACATCATCACCTGCGCCAAGGGTCTGACCAGCGGCTATTCGCCCATCGGCGCCATGATCGCGCATGAGCGGCTGTTCGAGCCTTTCAAGAACGGCGACACCATGTTCGCCCACGGCTACACCTTCGGCGGCCACCCCGTCTCTTCGGCCGTTGCACTGGCCAACCTTGATATCTTCGAACGTGAGGACCTGCTCGGTCACGTCACCAGGAACGAGCCGCTGTTCAAGCAGACCCTCGACGGCCTGCGCGACCTGCCCATCGTCGGTGACGTGCGCGGCTCCGGCTACTTCTGGGGCATCGAGCTGGTCAAGGACAAGGCCACCAAGGAGACGTTCAGCGCCGAGGAGTCGGAGCGGCTCCTGCGTGGCTTCCTGTCCAAGGCGCTGTTCGACGCGGGCCTCTACTGCCGCGCCGACGACCGCGGAGATCCCGTCATCCAGCTCTCGCCCCCGCTGATCGCGGGTCCGGAGGAGTTCGCCGAGATCGGGTCGATTCTCCGTGACGTGCTCACGCAAGCGTGGGCGCGCCTGTAA
- a CDS encoding dipeptidase, whose product MTPEQIKSAVAAAMPQSVEDLKRLAAIPSVAFPGHPEEPVFAAAALTEELLRSAGLPRVQQVPVDGSFPAVYGEAPAPPGAPTVLLYAHYDVQPAGDLAAWRTPPFEPTLIDGRLYGRGCADDKSGVISHVTALRAFQGRFPVGIKVIIEGQEEYAGERLEAFVERNPDLLRADAIVVADCGNPRVGDPAVTTSLRGMAAFTIEVRTLKEAVHSGSFGGAAPDALAALMRMLTSLHDDNGDIRVPGLPRGAFLGQGPSEDEFRKTAGVLEGVSLVGSGSLADRLWSSYAITVTGLDVPTVSGAVNAVQPAARARVTVRVPPAGDPKTTVNAVVEFLRQVAPWGVQVSFEDFTVGSGFQADSGGKARAALNRAMEWSFGRRPRDVGAGGSIPLVNTLLKQFPAAEILLFGAEDEDAAIHAPNERVDLEELQRVATTEALFLHELSLPSALGV is encoded by the coding sequence GTGACTCCTGAGCAGATCAAGAGCGCTGTCGCCGCCGCGATGCCCCAGTCCGTCGAGGACCTCAAGCGGCTGGCAGCCATACCTTCCGTGGCCTTCCCCGGGCACCCGGAGGAGCCGGTGTTCGCCGCCGCCGCGCTGACGGAGGAGCTGCTGCGCTCCGCGGGACTGCCGCGCGTCCAGCAGGTGCCCGTCGACGGCAGCTTCCCGGCCGTCTACGGGGAGGCCCCGGCCCCTCCCGGCGCTCCCACCGTCCTGCTGTACGCGCACTACGACGTGCAGCCGGCGGGCGACCTGGCCGCGTGGCGGACCCCGCCGTTCGAGCCGACCCTGATCGACGGCCGCCTGTACGGGCGGGGCTGCGCGGATGACAAGTCGGGCGTCATCTCCCACGTCACCGCCCTGCGCGCCTTCCAGGGCCGCTTCCCGGTGGGCATCAAGGTCATCATCGAGGGCCAGGAGGAGTACGCGGGCGAGCGCCTGGAGGCGTTCGTCGAGCGCAACCCCGACCTGCTGCGCGCCGACGCCATCGTGGTCGCCGACTGCGGCAACCCGCGCGTCGGCGACCCGGCGGTCACGACCTCGCTGCGCGGCATGGCGGCGTTCACCATCGAGGTCCGCACGCTGAAGGAAGCGGTGCACAGCGGCTCGTTCGGCGGCGCCGCGCCCGACGCGCTGGCCGCCCTGATGCGCATGCTGACCTCGCTGCACGACGACAACGGCGACATCCGCGTGCCCGGCCTGCCGCGCGGGGCGTTCCTGGGCCAGGGGCCGTCGGAGGACGAGTTCAGGAAGACGGCCGGCGTCCTGGAGGGAGTCTCCCTGGTGGGCTCGGGCTCGCTGGCGGACCGGCTCTGGTCGTCGTACGCGATCACCGTGACGGGCCTGGACGTGCCGACGGTCTCGGGCGCGGTGAACGCGGTCCAGCCCGCCGCCCGGGCGCGCGTGACCGTCCGCGTCCCGCCGGCGGGAGACCCGAAGACCACGGTCAACGCGGTGGTGGAGTTCCTGCGCCAGGTGGCGCCGTGGGGCGTCCAGGTGTCGTTCGAGGACTTCACGGTGGGCTCCGGCTTCCAGGCGGACTCGGGCGGCAAGGCCCGGGCGGCGCTGAACCGCGCCATGGAGTGGTCCTTCGGCCGCCGGCCGCGCGACGTGGGCGCGGGGGGCTCCATCCCGCTGGTGAACACGCTGCTGAAGCAGTTCCCGGCAGCGGAGATCCTGCTGTTCGGGGCGGAGGACGAGGACGCCGCCATCCACGCGCCGAACGAGCGGGTGGACCTGGAGGAGCTGCAGCGCGTGGCGACGACCGAGGCCCTGTTCCTCCACGAGCTCAGCCTCCCCTCGGCGCTGGGGGTCTAG
- a CDS encoding DUF4345 domain-containing protein, translated as MARVLRILTQLMGWACIAIGLFHVALGNAAIPGAGSAGTTIDSWGRFMGSSFAGYGLAWLWAARQRPIPARAVRWLAGVFLLGGVGRLLSLAVHGWPQSFQIALAVIELGLPPVFFWLADADERAHPPGDKATDGWARAA; from the coding sequence GTGGCCAGGGTTCTGCGCATACTCACGCAGCTGATGGGCTGGGCCTGCATCGCGATCGGCCTGTTCCACGTGGCACTCGGCAACGCGGCGATCCCCGGCGCCGGTTCAGCGGGCACGACGATCGACAGTTGGGGCCGGTTCATGGGGTCCAGTTTCGCCGGCTACGGGCTGGCCTGGCTCTGGGCCGCGCGTCAGCGTCCCATCCCGGCTCGGGCGGTGCGGTGGCTGGCCGGCGTCTTCCTGCTGGGCGGCGTGGGCCGGCTGCTCTCGCTCGCCGTGCACGGCTGGCCGCAGTCGTTCCAGATCGCGCTGGCGGTGATCGAGCTCGGCCTGCCGCCGGTCTTCTTCTGGTTGGCCGACGCAGACGAACGGGCCCACCCACCCGGTGACAAGGCAACGGATGGATGGGCCCGCGCGGCCTGA
- a CDS encoding TetR/AcrR family transcriptional regulator: MPSRQRLTPADRRAQLLAVGARLFAAHPYADVLMEEIAEEAGVSRALLYRHFPSKHALFAAVYQQAADQLLAETRLDPADSLVEQLIQGMDVHLDYFVTNRNAVLAANRVLAGDPVIQTIMTSELDALRARLLAVLPLADDSAREAVSGVLKSWLVFVQVLCVDWLTHATCTRTQLRDVCIGAVLGALRPLLAEDPAPGWPPQGAGAGA; this comes from the coding sequence GTGCCTTCCCGCCAGCGACTCACCCCCGCCGACCGCCGCGCCCAACTCCTCGCCGTCGGCGCACGGCTCTTCGCGGCGCACCCGTACGCCGACGTGTTGATGGAGGAGATCGCCGAAGAAGCCGGCGTCTCCCGGGCCCTGCTCTACCGCCACTTCCCCAGCAAGCACGCCCTCTTCGCAGCCGTCTACCAGCAGGCGGCGGACCAACTGCTCGCCGAGACCCGACTCGACCCCGCCGACTCCCTGGTGGAGCAGCTCATCCAGGGCATGGACGTCCATCTCGACTACTTCGTGACGAACCGCAACGCCGTCCTCGCCGCGAACCGGGTCCTCGCGGGCGACCCGGTGATCCAGACGATCATGACGAGCGAGCTGGACGCACTCCGTGCGCGACTGCTGGCCGTGCTCCCGCTCGCGGACGACAGCGCCCGCGAAGCCGTGTCCGGCGTCCTGAAGAGCTGGCTGGTTTTCGTCCAGGTGCTCTGCGTCGACTGGCTCACCCATGCGACCTGTACCCGCACCCAGCTACGCGACGTCTGCATCGGCGCGGTCCTCGGCGCCCTCCGGCCGCTGCTCGCCGAGGACCCCGCCCCCGGCTGGCCGCCACAAGGGGCCGGCGCGGGCGCCTAG
- a CDS encoding GNAT family N-acetyltransferase produces MTPTLRTERLLLEPYVPEDEEGFVALFQDRRVSQWMGDGTATEAEDRALFGRVFTKVYAQELFDVWAVRRDGLLIGHAEIKPTDTVQGYEIIYALTPDAWGSGLGRELAEAIVAYGFDTLGLTEVYATVAAPNSASLAVLNRIGFEHVRDMAEDDGSTTHVLACHRSPG; encoded by the coding sequence ATGACCCCGACCCTGCGCACTGAGCGTCTGCTGCTGGAGCCGTACGTCCCCGAAGACGAGGAAGGCTTCGTCGCCCTGTTCCAGGACCGGAGGGTTTCGCAGTGGATGGGCGATGGCACAGCTACCGAGGCGGAGGACCGTGCCCTGTTCGGACGGGTCTTCACGAAGGTCTATGCCCAGGAGCTGTTCGACGTCTGGGCCGTTCGCCGGGACGGTCTCTTGATCGGACACGCTGAGATCAAGCCGACCGACACGGTCCAGGGCTACGAGATCATCTACGCGCTCACCCCTGACGCGTGGGGATCGGGGCTGGGGAGAGAACTGGCCGAGGCGATCGTCGCCTACGGCTTCGACACCCTGGGGCTCACCGAGGTGTACGCCACCGTGGCGGCGCCCAACAGCGCCTCGCTGGCTGTGCTGAACAGGATCGGCTTCGAGCACGTCCGGGACATGGCCGAAGACGACGGCAGCACCACTCACGTGCTGGCGTGTCACCGATCTCCCGGCTGA
- a CDS encoding sigma-70 family RNA polymerase sigma factor, whose translation MSHTSPANPVAEAFQAQRDRLRAVAYRMLGSHADAEDVVQEAWLRLSRQDTATIHNLAGWLTTVVGRISLDVLRSRQAHPEASYDDRLPELVVTADDSPAPDDDVALADSVGLALLVVLESLRPGERLAFVLHDLFAVPFDEIGQILGKSADAAKMLASRARRKVQATERPTATGREQREVVQAFLAAARRGDFEELLRLLDPEVRLTVDTPTGEVVILGATKVAEGASTRAAGGAAARGRAVLVNGLPGFVSWREDGTPLSVMAFTVVDGRIVAITTVIAPARLASMNLPEPE comes from the coding sequence ATGTCCCACACCAGCCCGGCGAACCCGGTGGCCGAGGCGTTCCAGGCCCAGCGCGACCGGCTGCGCGCGGTTGCCTACCGCATGCTCGGATCGCACGCCGACGCCGAGGACGTGGTCCAGGAGGCCTGGCTGCGGCTCTCCCGGCAGGACACGGCGACCATCCACAACCTCGCCGGCTGGCTGACCACGGTGGTCGGCCGGATCAGCCTCGACGTCCTGCGATCGCGCCAGGCCCACCCTGAGGCGTCCTACGACGACCGGCTGCCCGAACTCGTCGTGACGGCCGACGACAGCCCTGCGCCGGACGACGACGTAGCGCTCGCCGACTCGGTCGGGCTCGCGCTGCTCGTCGTCCTGGAGTCGCTCCGGCCGGGGGAGCGGCTGGCGTTCGTGCTGCACGACCTGTTCGCGGTGCCGTTCGATGAGATCGGCCAGATCCTCGGCAAGTCCGCCGACGCCGCCAAGATGCTCGCCAGCCGCGCCCGCAGGAAGGTACAGGCGACCGAGCGGCCCACGGCCACCGGACGGGAGCAGCGAGAGGTGGTCCAGGCCTTCCTGGCGGCGGCTCGCCGCGGCGACTTCGAGGAGTTGCTGCGCCTGCTCGACCCCGAGGTGAGGCTGACCGTCGACACGCCCACCGGTGAGGTCGTCATCCTCGGCGCCACCAAGGTCGCCGAAGGCGCATCCACTCGAGCCGCCGGCGGCGCGGCCGCGAGAGGGCGAGCGGTGCTCGTCAACGGCCTTCCCGGGTTCGTCTCCTGGCGCGAGGACGGAACTCCGCTCTCGGTCATGGCGTTCACCGTCGTCGACGGCCGGATCGTCGCCATCACGACGGTGATCGCCCCGGCCAGGCTCGCGTCGATGAACCTGCCGGAGCCGGAGTGA
- a CDS encoding carboxymuconolactone decarboxylase family protein: MKARMNSSVSPDVMTAIQLLNKTIHAGGVDPLALELVHLRASQINGCSPCVFAGVASAKKSGETDERLHSVAAWRETPFFTEKERAALALAEAATRIQDGAPGVTDEIWDAAAAHFDEKQLSAIILNIAMTNFFNRINHTIRAQAGMTW; the protein is encoded by the coding sequence ATGAAAGCACGTATGAACAGCTCGGTGAGTCCCGACGTGATGACCGCGATCCAGCTGCTCAACAAGACGATCCACGCCGGCGGCGTCGACCCTCTCGCGCTCGAGCTGGTCCACCTGCGGGCCAGCCAGATCAACGGCTGCAGCCCGTGCGTGTTCGCCGGGGTCGCGTCGGCCAAGAAGAGCGGGGAGACCGACGAGCGGCTGCACAGCGTGGCCGCCTGGCGCGAGACGCCCTTCTTCACCGAGAAGGAGCGGGCGGCGCTCGCGCTGGCCGAGGCCGCCACCCGCATCCAGGACGGCGCACCGGGCGTGACCGACGAGATCTGGGACGCCGCCGCCGCTCACTTCGACGAGAAGCAGCTGTCCGCGATCATCCTGAACATCGCGATGACCAACTTCTTCAACCGAATCAACCACACGATCCGCGCGCAGGCCGGCATGACCTGGTGA
- a CDS encoding DUF1707 domain-containing protein produces the protein MPADPPSSPALRASDADRDRAIELLRAGVADGRLDPVEFDERLDAALAARTVDALTPLVTDLVAVPGGDGALTLPFAGTPAEPAAELLTIKERHGSVRRDGRWTLPHRLALRTVWCDVMLDLTGAVRSAPELVIELRVNGGNVELILAPGMVVNANELSVRHSLAEISRDAGDGTPETLHVRLVGRMRHGRLGTRWQAPRR, from the coding sequence ATGCCGGCAGATCCGCCCAGCTCACCCGCGCTGCGCGCGTCCGATGCGGATCGCGACCGGGCCATCGAACTGCTGCGCGCCGGCGTCGCCGACGGCCGGCTCGACCCGGTCGAGTTCGACGAGCGGCTGGACGCGGCGCTGGCCGCCCGCACCGTCGACGCGCTGACCCCGCTCGTCACCGATCTGGTCGCGGTGCCAGGCGGCGACGGCGCACTCACGCTGCCGTTCGCCGGGACGCCGGCCGAGCCGGCCGCCGAACTGCTCACCATCAAGGAGCGGCACGGCTCGGTGCGCCGTGACGGCCGGTGGACGCTGCCGCACCGGCTGGCGCTGCGCACCGTGTGGTGCGACGTGATGCTGGACCTGACCGGCGCGGTGCGCAGCGCACCCGAGCTGGTCATCGAGCTGCGGGTGAACGGCGGCAACGTGGAGTTGATCCTCGCGCCGGGCATGGTGGTGAACGCCAACGAGCTGTCGGTACGGCACAGCCTGGCGGAGATCAGCAGGGACGCGGGCGACGGCACACCGGAGACGCTGCACGTCCGCTTGGTGGGCCGAATGCGGCACGGCCGGCTCGGCACCCGGTGGCAGGCGCCGCGCCGGTGA
- a CDS encoding ABC transporter permease codes for MSKHFFGDTTALLGRSLRHITRSADTIITTTIMPIAMMLMFVYVFGGAIKTEADSYVNYLLPGILLITVASGISYTAFRLFLDMKSGIFERLQSMPIARSSVLWAHVLTSLVANLISLVVVVLVALLMGFRSGAGVPAWLAVAGVLILFTLALTWLAVIPGLSATSVEGASAFSYPLIFLPFLSSAFVPTATMPGPVRFFAEHQPVTSIVNALRDLFTQQPVDTDLWTALAWCVGILIVTYIFAMATYRRRIA; via the coding sequence ATGAGCAAGCACTTCTTCGGCGACACCACCGCCCTGCTGGGACGATCCCTGCGCCACATCACCCGCAGCGCGGACACCATCATCACGACCACGATCATGCCGATCGCCATGATGCTGATGTTCGTCTACGTGTTCGGCGGCGCGATCAAGACAGAGGCGGACTCGTATGTGAACTACCTGCTGCCCGGCATCCTGCTCATCACGGTCGCCTCGGGCATCTCCTACACCGCGTTCCGGCTCTTCCTGGACATGAAGAGCGGCATCTTCGAGCGCTTGCAGTCCATGCCGATCGCGCGCTCGTCCGTGCTGTGGGCGCACGTGCTGACCTCGCTGGTCGCCAACCTGATCTCGCTCGTGGTCGTCGTGCTCGTCGCCCTGCTCATGGGCTTCCGCTCCGGGGCGGGAGTACCGGCGTGGCTGGCGGTCGCGGGCGTCCTGATCCTGTTCACCCTGGCGTTGACGTGGCTCGCCGTCATCCCCGGCCTGTCAGCCACATCCGTGGAAGGCGCCAGCGCGTTCTCCTACCCGCTCATCTTCCTGCCGTTCCTCAGCTCGGCCTTCGTGCCCACCGCCACCATGCCCGGCCCGGTGCGCTTCTTCGCCGAGCACCAGCCGGTGACCTCCATCGTCAACGCCCTCCGCGACCTGTTCACCCAGCAGCCGGTCGACACCGACCTGTGGACCGCCCTGGCCTGGTGCGTCGGCATCCTCATCGTCACCTACATCTTCGCCATGGCCACCTACCGCCGCAGAATTGCCTAG
- a CDS encoding ABC transporter ATP-binding protein produces the protein MTADKVQGPVIHVQGLEKSYKELRVLRGVDFEVARGSIFALLGSNGAGKTTVVRILSTLLKADAGTAGVNGFDVATQPADVRESISLTGQFAAVDEILSGRENLVLVARLRHLKNPGRIADDLLRRFSLTDAGARKVSTYSGGMRRRLDIAMSLIGDPPVIFLDEPTTGLDPQARIEVWQAVKELAGRGTTVLLTTQYLDEAEHLADRIAILHHGRIIVNGTLAELKQLLPPAKVEYVEKQPTLEDVFLTLVGDNAGTDA, from the coding sequence ATGACAGCTGACAAGGTCCAAGGACCTGTGATCCATGTGCAGGGCCTGGAGAAGTCGTACAAGGAACTGCGGGTGCTGCGCGGCGTGGATTTCGAGGTGGCGCGGGGCAGCATCTTCGCGCTGCTCGGCTCGAACGGGGCGGGCAAGACCACGGTCGTGAGAATCCTGTCCACGCTGCTCAAGGCCGACGCGGGCACGGCCGGGGTCAACGGCTTCGACGTCGCCACGCAACCGGCGGACGTACGCGAGTCCATCAGCCTCACCGGACAGTTCGCCGCCGTGGACGAGATCCTCAGCGGGCGGGAGAACCTCGTGCTGGTCGCCCGGTTACGACACCTCAAGAACCCCGGCCGGATCGCCGACGACCTGCTGAGACGTTTCTCCCTCACCGACGCCGGCGCGCGGAAGGTGTCGACGTATTCAGGTGGCATGCGCCGCCGCCTCGACATCGCGATGAGCCTCATCGGCGACCCGCCGGTCATCTTCCTGGACGAGCCGACGACCGGGCTCGACCCCCAGGCGCGCATCGAAGTGTGGCAGGCCGTCAAGGAACTCGCCGGCCGGGGCACGACGGTGCTGCTCACCACGCAGTACCTGGACGAGGCCGAACACCTCGCCGACCGGATCGCGATCCTCCATCACGGCCGCATCATCGTCAACGGCACCCTGGCCGAGCTCAAACAACTGCTCCCGCCCGCCAAGGTCGAATACGTCGAAAAGCAGCCGACCCTCGAGGACGTCTTCCTCACCCTCGTCGGCGACAACGCCGGCACGGACGCGTAA